TTACGGGCGCAAGGGCATCGTCGTGAACGCCATTTCCGGCGTCGATCTCGCGCTCTGGGATCTGCTCGGCAAGCTGCGGCAGGAGCCGGTCTATCACATGCTGGGCGGCGCCGTGCGCGACGAGCTGCAATTCTACGCGACCGGCGCACGCCCCGATCTGGCCAAGGAATTCGGCTTCATCGGCGGCAAGATGGCGCTGCACCACGGCCCGGCCGAGGGCGTCGAGGGGCTGCACAAGAATATCGCCGAGCTGGCCGAGATGCGCGAGCGCGTCGGCCCGGATTTCTGGCTGATGTGGGATTGCTGGATGGCGCTGGACGTGGATTACGCCACCCGCCTCGCCATCGCCGCGCACGAACTGGGCCTGAAGTGGATCGAGGAGGCGATCAGCCCCGACGATTATTGGGGCTATGCCGCGCTGAAGCGCAACGTGCCCAAGGGCATGCTGGTGACGACCGGCGAGCATGAGGCGACCCGCTGGGGCTTCCGCATGCTGCTGGAGATGGATTGCTGCGACATCATCCAGCCCGACGTGGGCTGGTGCGGCGGCGTGACCGAGCTGCTGAAGATCAGCGCGATGGCCGACGCCGCGGGCAAGATGGTCGTGCCGCACGGCTCGTCCGTCTACAGCTACCACTTCGTCATCACGCGCCACAATTCGCCGTTCGCCGAATTCCTGATGATGCATCCGGGGCCGACCGAGGTGGTGCCGATGTTCCATCCGCAGCTGATCGGCGAACCCGTGCCGCAGAATGGCCGCCTCAAGGCGTCCGCGCTGGATGCGCCGGGTTTCGGCGTCGAGCTCAATCGCGACATCGCGATGCACCGTCCTTACACTCACTGATCGGAAGCCATTTCAATGAAGCTTGTTCGCTACGGGCCGGTTGGCCAGGAAAAGCCCGGCCTCGTCGATGCCGATGGCAAGATCCGCGATCTCTCCGGATTCGTGGACGATATCTCGGTGGAGACGCTGGCCAAGGCGCAGGCCGTCGATCCGGCCTCGCTGCCGGTGGTCGAGGGTGATCCGCGCTATGGCGTGCCCTTCAAGGGCATCGGCAAGATCGTCGCGATCGGCCTCAACTATCGCGACCACGCGATCGAATCGAACCTGCCGATCCCGACCGAGCCGATGATGTTCATGAAGGCTCTGTCGAGCCTCTCCGGCCCGAATGACGACGTGATCCTGCCCAAGGGCTCGACCCATTCCGACTGGGAAGTCGAGCTGGGCGTGATCATCGGCAAGACCTGCCGCTACGTCTCCGAGGAAGACGCGCTGGACAAGGTGGCGGGCTATGTCCTCGCCAACGACGTGTCGGAGCGCTTCAACCAGAAGCAGCGCGGCAGCCAGTGGAGCAAGGGCAAGGGCCACGACACCTTCTGCCCGGTCGGTCCCTGGTTCGTGACCCCCGACGAGGTGGGCGACGCGCAGGAACTGGACATGTATCTCGACGTGAACGGCACGCGGATGCAGACCGGCAACACGCGCACGATGATCTTCGATCTGAAGCAGATCATCTCCTACGTCAGCGAATATATCACGCTCTATCCGGGCGATCTGGTCATCACCGGCACGCCCCCGGGCGTGGGCGAGGGCAAGAAGCCCGAGGCGATCTACCTGAAGGCCGGCGACGTGATGGAGCTGGGCATCGCCAAGCTCGGCACGCAGACGCAGAAGGTCGTCGAGTGGCGCCAGCTGGGTGACGAGGTGATCGCATGAGCGTCTATGCGGGTCGTTTCGAAGGCCGCTGCGCGATCGTCACCGGCGGGGCCTCGGGCCTGGGCAAGGCGTCGGCCGCGCGGATCGTGGCGGAAGGCGGCAAGGTCGTCCTCTGGGATCTGAACGCGGAAGCGCTGGCGACGGCGAAGGAAGAGGTCGGCGCCACCCACGTCGTCGCGCTCGACGTCTCGAATGCGGAGGCGGTCGCCGCCGCCGCGCTCGAGAGCGAGCAGGCGCTGGGCAAGGTCGATATCCTCGTCTGCTCGGCGGGCATCACCGGCGCGACCGTGCCGGTGCACGAATTCCCGATCGACAGCTGGCTGAAGGTCGTCGACATCAACCTGAACGGGCTGTTCTACTGCAACCGTTCGGTCGTGCCGCTGATGCTGAAAAACGGCTATGGCCGCATCGTCAACGTCGCTTCTGTCGCGGGCAAGGAAGGCAATCCGAACGCCAGCGCCTATTCGGCGACCAAGGCGGGCGTGATCGGCCTCACCAAGAGCCTCGGCAAGGAACTGGCGGGCAAGGGCGTGATCGCCAACACGCTGACGCCGGCCACGTTCGAAAGCCCGATCCTGGCCCAGCTGCCGCAGAGCCAGGTGGATTATATGCGCTCCAAGATCCCGATGGGGCGTCTGGGCGAAGTGCATGAATCGGCCGCGATGGTCTGCTTCATGGCGTCCGAGGAGTGCAGCTTCACCACAGCCTCCACCTTCGACACGTCGGGCGGCCGCACCACCTTCTGATCCGATCAAAGCCGCGACCGGCCACAAGAGCCGGCGCGGCATTCTACCTGTTACCTGGAGAGGCCGATGGCCCCGATACCGTTCGTCGACGCCCATATCCACCTGTGGGATCTGAAGCATATCCGCTATCCCTGGCTCACGCCGCCGTTCGGCAGCGATGGCCCCAATGGCAGCGTCGAGCCTATCGCGCACGATTACGGCCCCGAGGATTATCGCGCGGACACGGCGAAGTGGAATGTCGTCGGCACGGTGCATATCGATGCCGGTGCCGATCCCGAGCAGGCGCTGGACGAGACGATCTGGCTGGAAAGCCAGGCCGAGCAGCATGGCCTGCCGAGCGCGATCGTCGCCTTCGCGCCGCTGCATGATCCGAATGTCGAGGCTTTGCTGGAGCGTCATGCCGCGCACCCCCGCGTTCGCGGCATCCGCCAGATCGTCAACTGGCACACGAATCCGCTGCGCACCTATACGCCGCACGACGTGACGCAGGACGATCAATGGTGGGCCGGCTTCGGCCTGCTCGGCAAGTATAACCTGTCGTTCGATCTGCAATGCTATGCCGGGCAGATGGCGGGCCTCGCCCCGCTGATCGAGCGGCACCCCGAAATCCCCGTCATCATCAACCATATCGGCATGCCGGTGACGACCGACCGCGAGGGCGTGACGCGCTGGCGCTATGGCCTGCGCGCGCTGGCGGCGAACCCGCATGTGGCGATCAAGCTCTCCGGCCTCGGCTTCATCGCGCGCGACTGGACGGCGGAGGGCGTGCGGCCCTTCCTGCTGGAGGCGATCGACATGTTCGGCACGGATCGCTGCCTGTTCGCCAGCGACATCCCGACCGACAAATTGTTCGCGCCGCTCGATCGCTATCTGGAAGCCTATCACGCGATCGCGGCCGATTTCTCCGAGGATGAGCGGCGCGCGCTGTTCGGCCGTAACGCCAACCGCATCTATAGACTGGGTCTGGACCTATGACGCCCAATCCGCTGATCGGCGTATTCTATCACTGGCTGGGCGGGCTCGCCTCCGCGAGCTTCTACGTGCCCTACAAGGGCGTGAAGCGCTGGTCGTGGGAGATTTACTGGCTCACGGGCGGCATCTTCTCCTGGCTGTTCGCGCCGTGGCTGTTCGCCGGGCTGCAGACGCAGGACCTGCTGGGCGTGCTGGGCCGCGCGCCCGCCGGCGCCAAATATTGGCCGATCTTCTTCGGCCTGCTGTGGGGCTTTGGCGGTCTCACCTACGGCCTGACGATGCGCTATCTCGGCCTGTCGCTGGGCATGGCGGTGGTGCTGGGTCTGTGCACCGTCTTCGGCACATTGATCCCGCCGCTGTTCACGGGCGAATTCCACGAAAAATTGCTCGCGACCACGTCCGGCAATGTCGTGCTGCTCGGCCTGTTCCTGACGCTCGTCGGCATCGTGATCGTCGCCGTCGCGGGCGCCAAGAAGGATGCGATGCTCACGGCCGAGCAGAAGAAGGCCGTGGTCGCCGAATTCGATTTCAAGAAGGGCATCCTGGTCGCGATCTTCTCGGGCATCATGTCCGCCTGCTTCGCCTTCGGGCTGGCGGCGGGCGAGCCGGTGAAGGTGCTGTCGGCCTCGGCCGGCACGGGCCCGCTGTGGACCGGCCTGCCGGTGCTGTGCCTCGTCATGTTCGGCGGCCTCGTCACCAACGGCATCTGGTGCGCGTTCCTGATCCTGAAGAACGGAACGGCCGGCCAGTGGACCGGGCAGGCCAGCGACGGCGGCGCCCGGCCTCCGCTGCTCGCCAATTTCCTGTTCAGCGCGCTGGCGGGCACGACCTGGTATTTCCAGTTCTTCTTCTACACGATGGGCGAGAGCCAGATGGGCCGGCTGGGCTTCTCCAGCTGGACGCTGCACATGGCCAGCATCATCATCTTCGGCACCTGCTGGGGCTTCGCCTTCCGCGAGTGGAAGGATGCGGGCCCGAAGATCAAGGCGATCGTGTGGGGCGGTATCGCGATGCTGCTGATCGCCACCGTCGTGATCGGCTACGGCAACCAGCTGGCGCTCGCGTCGGGCTCGTGAGGTCACGTCCTTCGTTCCCGTTCGTGCTGAGCCTGTCGAACCATCGTCCTTCTTCGTCCGACCGGGACGTAGAAGGACGGCCCTTCGACAAGCTCAGGGCGAACGGCTTCTTGACTGCTGTTGTTGCTGGCCTTCTGGCCGTTGCGCCGGCATCCGCCCAGCTCGCTCCTGCCCCTCTCGCTGCGCCGCTGGTGATGACGGACATGCACCTGCACGATCCCTGGATCGTCGCGGACGAGGCGAGCCGCACCTATTACCTCTTCACGCGCAACGAAGCGGCGATGACGGGCGATCGACGGCTCGGCACGATGGTCTATGCCAGCCGCGATCTGAAGCATTGGACGAAGCCCAGGCTCGCCTTCGTGCTGCCCGAGGGCAGATGGGCCGATGCCGGCGCGTGGGCGCCCGAAGTGCATCGCTGGAAGGGCAGATGGTATCTGTTCACCACCTTCCACAATGCGAAGGCGGTGATCGGCAAGGCAGGCCCGCGCGACACCTATCGGCGCGGCACCGTGCTGGCGGTGTCGGACAAAGTCGACGGCCCCTACACGCTGGTGCGCGGCGGCGAGCCGATCGTGCCCAAGGGTCAGATGACGCTGGACGGATCGCTTTACGTCGATCCGAAGGGGAAGCCGTTCGTCGTCTATTCGCATGAGTGGTGGCAGATCGTGGACGGTACGATCGAGGCCGCACCGCTGAAGGACGATCTCTCGATCGCCGGCCCGTCGCGCGTCCTGTTCAAGGCGAGCGAAGGGCCGTGGGTGGTCGGCCAGAAGCAGCCTGAAGGCGATACCGTGTTCGTCACGGACGGGCCGGAACTGTTCCGCACGAAGACCGGCACTCTGCTGATGCTGTGGTCCAGCTACGGCACGAAGGGCTATGTCGAGGGGCAGGCGCGATCGACGAGCGGCGGGATCGAGGGGCCGTGGGAACAGCTCGGCCCGCTTGTGCAGCGCGACAGCGGGCACGGAATGCTGTTCCGCACGTTTGACGGCAGGCTGATGATGGTGCTGCACCGGCCCTTCGCCAACGCGCTCGGCAAGCTTTACGAGATGCGCGACGAGGGCGACCGGCTGAGCGTGGTGCGCGAGGCGACCGAGCTGGATGGCGAGGCCTATCCCACGCACCCCTGCGTGGCGGGTCACAGCTCGTTCGACGGCGCGACGCCGGGCTGCTGAGGGATGACGGATGTGACGATGCTGGGCGCGGATACGATCCGGCCGCTGCGCGGGGCGACCAGCCAGGCTCCTTCGGGCGACGGGCTGGAGCGGGGCGACGATGCGGCCGCCTTCACGCTGGCCGACGACAGCGCCGCGCCCGAGGCGGCGGTGGTGACGGCGGTCGCGGTGCCGGTGCTGCTGGGCTACGCGCCGGCCAGGCCCAACGGCCGCGCGATGCTAATCCTCGGCGGGGGCGGCTATACCGCGCTGATGGCGGGGCGCGAGGGCGTGCAGGTGGCACGCTGGCTCGCGGGGCTCGGCTATCAGGCCTATGTGCTGATCCACCGCTTTCCCGATGCCGCCAATGGCCCGTCGGCCGCGCTGGACGACGCGATCGAGGCGATGCGGATGATCCGCGCCGATGGCGATGCGGGCGGCGTGGGCGCGGTCGGACTGTCGTCGGGCGGCCATCTCGCCGCCTGCCTCGCGGCCGCCTATCCGGCCGAGTGGGGCGAGGCGCCCGAACCCGCCTGCCGCCCGGACGTGGCGGTGATCGGCTATGGCCCGATCTCCACCAACGCCAGGGGCCGCACGATCATCGCCGACAAGCCGCCGCTGCCACCTGCGGAGAAGCAGGCGATGTACGATCGCCTCCAGCCCGATGCGCGGCTTCTGCCGGGGCCGCCGCCCGCCTTCATCGTCTATTCGGGCAACGATCCGGTCGTGCCGGTGGAGAATGGTTTCCGCCTGCAGCGCGCCTGGAGCGAGGCCGGGGGCAGTGTCGAGTTCCACGTCTTCGGCGACGCGCCGCACGGCTTCGCGCTGGATACGGTGGGCCAGTCGGTGTCGCTATGGCCGCAATTGTGCGAGGCGTGGCTGCGGCAGGTGGGGTTCCTGTAAGGGCCTGACGCTGAGCGGTTGGGTGGGCAACGAACGGGCGACCGCTAACGTCCCCAATGTGGACATTCGGTGGAATTGCTGTTGGCCTAGACTTGGCGCAAACGAGGCGTCTCCATTGAGAGCGGCTTCCAGCGACCATATGCGCCGGCCCTGATCAGCCACTCCGCAGGCCCCATCGAAAACTTGCGCAGCCACAGCACGGCAAAGATCCCGGTCGCGACCCAGATCGTGACGGCAACCGCCATCAAACCCGAAAAACTAAGTAAGCCGACCATTCCACAACCATAAAAGAAGATCGACGTCAGCACGGACTGAAGGCTGTAGGTGGTCAACGACATGCGCCCCAGCGACCGCAGAGCCGTGGCTTTGCCTAAGGCTCCGAAACGGAAAAGGAGCGTGAACAGCGAGAGATGCCCCACGCTCACACACAGGCGAGCGGGCTCGTAAATGAAAGAGCGAAGCGCGGATATCTCCGGAATGACGCGATGAGGTTCGGCCTCAAATCCCGTCCGGGCGAGCCATCCCAAAGCTGCCAGTCTTAGGGTCAAGCCGACACCGTATCCCACCAAACAGACA
This DNA window, taken from Sphingomonas sp. AP4-R1, encodes the following:
- a CDS encoding SDR family NAD(P)-dependent oxidoreductase — translated: MSVYAGRFEGRCAIVTGGASGLGKASAARIVAEGGKVVLWDLNAEALATAKEEVGATHVVALDVSNAEAVAAAALESEQALGKVDILVCSAGITGATVPVHEFPIDSWLKVVDINLNGLFYCNRSVVPLMLKNGYGRIVNVASVAGKEGNPNASAYSATKAGVIGLTKSLGKELAGKGVIANTLTPATFESPILAQLPQSQVDYMRSKIPMGRLGEVHESAAMVCFMASEECSFTTASTFDTSGGRTTF
- a CDS encoding fumarylacetoacetate hydrolase family protein, encoding MKLVRYGPVGQEKPGLVDADGKIRDLSGFVDDISVETLAKAQAVDPASLPVVEGDPRYGVPFKGIGKIVAIGLNYRDHAIESNLPIPTEPMMFMKALSSLSGPNDDVILPKGSTHSDWEVELGVIIGKTCRYVSEEDALDKVAGYVLANDVSERFNQKQRGSQWSKGKGHDTFCPVGPWFVTPDEVGDAQELDMYLDVNGTRMQTGNTRTMIFDLKQIISYVSEYITLYPGDLVITGTPPGVGEGKKPEAIYLKAGDVMELGIAKLGTQTQKVVEWRQLGDEVIA
- a CDS encoding alpha/beta hydrolase, which encodes MTDVTMLGADTIRPLRGATSQAPSGDGLERGDDAAAFTLADDSAAPEAAVVTAVAVPVLLGYAPARPNGRAMLILGGGGYTALMAGREGVQVARWLAGLGYQAYVLIHRFPDAANGPSAALDDAIEAMRMIRADGDAGGVGAVGLSSGGHLAACLAAAYPAEWGEAPEPACRPDVAVIGYGPISTNARGRTIIADKPPLPPAEKQAMYDRLQPDARLLPGPPPAFIVYSGNDPVVPVENGFRLQRAWSEAGGSVEFHVFGDAPHGFALDTVGQSVSLWPQLCEAWLRQVGFL
- the rhmD gene encoding L-rhamnonate dehydratase, whose product is MAIVSLPKIKHVRAFTVRGGGADYHDQGEGHWIDNHIATPMSKYPEYRQSRQSFGINVLGTLVVEIEAEDGTVGFAVTTGGEPAAFIVEKHLSRFLEGRSPTEYEKIWDQMYFSTQYYGRKGIVVNAISGVDLALWDLLGKLRQEPVYHMLGGAVRDELQFYATGARPDLAKEFGFIGGKMALHHGPAEGVEGLHKNIAELAEMRERVGPDFWLMWDCWMALDVDYATRLAIAAHELGLKWIEEAISPDDYWGYAALKRNVPKGMLVTTGEHEATRWGFRMLLEMDCCDIIQPDVGWCGGVTELLKISAMADAAGKMVVPHGSSVYSYHFVITRHNSPFAEFLMMHPGPTEVVPMFHPQLIGEPVPQNGRLKASALDAPGFGVELNRDIAMHRPYTH
- a CDS encoding glycoside hydrolase family 43 protein, whose translation is MTAVVAGLLAVAPASAQLAPAPLAAPLVMTDMHLHDPWIVADEASRTYYLFTRNEAAMTGDRRLGTMVYASRDLKHWTKPRLAFVLPEGRWADAGAWAPEVHRWKGRWYLFTTFHNAKAVIGKAGPRDTYRRGTVLAVSDKVDGPYTLVRGGEPIVPKGQMTLDGSLYVDPKGKPFVVYSHEWWQIVDGTIEAAPLKDDLSIAGPSRVLFKASEGPWVVGQKQPEGDTVFVTDGPELFRTKTGTLLMLWSSYGTKGYVEGQARSTSGGIEGPWEQLGPLVQRDSGHGMLFRTFDGRLMMVLHRPFANALGKLYEMRDEGDRLSVVREATELDGEAYPTHPCVAGHSSFDGATPGC
- the rhaT gene encoding L-rhamnose/proton symporter RhaT, which codes for MTPNPLIGVFYHWLGGLASASFYVPYKGVKRWSWEIYWLTGGIFSWLFAPWLFAGLQTQDLLGVLGRAPAGAKYWPIFFGLLWGFGGLTYGLTMRYLGLSLGMAVVLGLCTVFGTLIPPLFTGEFHEKLLATTSGNVVLLGLFLTLVGIVIVAVAGAKKDAMLTAEQKKAVVAEFDFKKGILVAIFSGIMSACFAFGLAAGEPVKVLSASAGTGPLWTGLPVLCLVMFGGLVTNGIWCAFLILKNGTAGQWTGQASDGGARPPLLANFLFSALAGTTWYFQFFFYTMGESQMGRLGFSSWTLHMASIIIFGTCWGFAFREWKDAGPKIKAIVWGGIAMLLIATVVIGYGNQLALASGS
- a CDS encoding amidohydrolase — encoded protein: MAPIPFVDAHIHLWDLKHIRYPWLTPPFGSDGPNGSVEPIAHDYGPEDYRADTAKWNVVGTVHIDAGADPEQALDETIWLESQAEQHGLPSAIVAFAPLHDPNVEALLERHAAHPRVRGIRQIVNWHTNPLRTYTPHDVTQDDQWWAGFGLLGKYNLSFDLQCYAGQMAGLAPLIERHPEIPVIINHIGMPVTTDREGVTRWRYGLRALAANPHVAIKLSGLGFIARDWTAEGVRPFLLEAIDMFGTDRCLFASDIPTDKLFAPLDRYLEAYHAIAADFSEDERRALFGRNANRIYRLGLDL